Part of the Chitinophagales bacterium genome is shown below.
TCTCCAGGCACTGTATTGAATAAATTTCTTTCCAATGCAGGAGTGGCTTCGCGCAGAAATTGTGCAACATTGATCCAGCAGGGATTAGTTATGGTAAATGGCAAAGCTATTTTAACGCCGGCTTACCGTGTTCAGAATAACGATGAGGTAGTATTCAGGGGAAAGAAAATTTCAGGCGGAAAGAAAGTGTACATCCTGTTGAATAAACCGAAAGATTTCATTACCACTACGCATGATGAGCATGAACGGCATACGGTAATGGAATTAATAAAAAATGCAACTACCGAGCGCGTATTTCCTGTGGGGCGCCTTGATAGGAATACCACGGGGCTATTGTTGTTTACCAATGACGGTGAGCTTGCACAGAAGCTTACTCATCCAAGTAAAAAAGTAAAAAAGGTATACGAGGTTATGGTTAATAAAGAAGTTGCTGAGCAAGACCTCGAGAAGATTGCAAAAGGTATTGAACTGGAGGATGGAATAGCGGCAGTGGATGATATCGCATTTTCCAATCCAGCGGATAGAAGCATTATTGGTATTGAATTGCACATTGGAAAAAACAGGATTGTACGAAGGATTTTTGAACACCTCGGTTACGATGTGCGCCGCCTGGACCGGGTGCTCTATGCCGGTCTTACAAAAAAAGACCTGCCCCGGGGAAGATGGCGCCATCTGTCAGAGAAAGAAGTGCGGCAGCTGAAAGTTCTTTCCTAAATCCGAACTTCCGGCTCTCTCATTTGCAATCATAAGTGGATTGTTAACTTTGGCGCACTTCACCACTCTCTTTATGATTCCGGAATATCGCCAGCAATACAACGAAAAATTCACAGAGGAGCAGTATAGCCGGTTTATAGACGACCTGTATAATGAGGCCGGTTATCAGATCGGATTCCGGATTGCAGAAACGCCCATTTTTGTCCCTTCAAAATTTAAAAAAGAGCTTATTGCAGGAGCAGAAGAAATTTTAAATGTGGTTATTTCGGATGAATACTACCGTATTTCGGACAGAGCTATTCCTTCTCATCTTAAAGTCCCGAATGAAGATCGTGTTCCGCGCACTATTGCAATAGATTTTGCAGTATGCAAGGATAATCGCGGTGAACTGTTGCCCCAGCTCATTGAGGCACAGGCCTTTCCTTCATTGTTTTGTTACCAGCATTGGCTTGCCGGAAAGTATCGCAAGCATTTCTGGACCCCTGAAAATACAAGCCATCTTTTCAATGGCATGGATGAGGAATCTTATTTACGGCGATTGCGGCAATGGATCATAGGAAATGAAGACCCGGAGCACGTGGTGCTTCTGGAAATTGAACCGGAGAAGCAGAAGACGAGGGTAGACTTTGAGCTTACTAAACAATACCTGGGAATCAATTATATCTGCATCAGTAAAGTGCTTCGTGAAGGCAGAAGTTTATTTTATGAAAAGGATGGAAAGAAGGTTCCGATACGCAGGATATACAACCGGGTAATATTTGATGAATTCGTTAAACGCAGCGATT
Proteins encoded:
- a CDS encoding rRNA pseudouridine synthase, encoding MNKKYADKNRFSSKEKNVATGRFIKADQSKEELSPGTVLNKFLSNAGVASRRNCATLIQQGLVMVNGKAILTPAYRVQNNDEVVFRGKKISGGKKVYILLNKPKDFITTTHDEHERHTVMELIKNATTERVFPVGRLDRNTTGLLLFTNDGELAQKLTHPSKKVKKVYEVMVNKEVAEQDLEKIAKGIELEDGIAAVDDIAFSNPADRSIIGIELHIGKNRIVRRIFEHLGYDVRRLDRVLYAGLTKKDLPRGRWRHLSEKEVRQLKVLS